From the Cryptomeria japonica chromosome 2, Sugi_1.0, whole genome shotgun sequence genome, one window contains:
- the LOC131054283 gene encoding uncharacterized protein LOC131054283: protein MANISDIMGFSASVKRFMQRRRYKRLDKFNGERRRLRAIKLGGGKGRLLWKLKFVPKLKFSYTKLAQKFSAKSWLRKLRNSYVNMMSNPDQSRFKQTPKKTSVEDFNNKLITEIYKSLGVEVMILPDSATTAHRQLI from the coding sequence ATGGCAAACATTTCTGATATAATGGGATTTTCTGCGTCTGTGAAGAGGTTTATGCAGAGACGAAGATACAAAAGGCTTGACAAGTTTAACGGTGAAAGAAGGCGGTTAAGAGCAATTAAATTGGGCGGGGGTAAAGGAAGGTTACTTTGGAAGCTCAAATTTGTGCCAAAGTTGAAGTTTAGCTATACTAAACTTGCACAAAAGTTTTCTGCAAAGTCATGGCTTAGAAAGTTGAGAAATTCATATGTGAATATGATGTCGAATCCTGATCAATCCAGATTTAAACAGACACCCAAAAAGACGAGTGTTGAAGATTTCAACAATAAGTTGATTACTGAGATTTACAAGTCGCTTGGAGTAGAGGTTATGATCTTGCCAGACTCGGCTACCACAGCTCACCGTCAGTTAATCTGA